The following coding sequences lie in one Zingiber officinale cultivar Zhangliang chromosome 2B, Zo_v1.1, whole genome shotgun sequence genomic window:
- the LOC122048358 gene encoding uncharacterized protein LOC122048358, translated as MAMNSSVSIENFCQTDEGLAIENDIEGDVNEIEGNESGDDLDFKNNFSESDDDAINEVNEEPSSSIPLDIFDPKNWENFDPKWKDQLVEKGPIRDVLTGKGPKDRSNRRFSSDFYTRILPNGQKHHRDWLVYSKALDKAFCFCCKLFKRGPQPSQLANEGYCDWGHLSSRLKEHETSIEHINYYASWSELRIRLMKGTTIDHAIQDQIKKAKEHWRKVLHRLISLVKFLAKQNIAFRGSNEKLYDDNNGNFMATVEMIAEWDSVMKEHIERNTHHHYLSHKIQNELICLLASQIKSSILENIKKAKFFSVILDCTPDVSNQEKMTLVIRCVDVSISPMKVEEYFLGFLKVDDTTGQGLFEELQNVLKSFDLDIDNVRGQGYDNGANMKGRHQGPLSITRWESRTESVKAVVLQAQQIREALLQVAEEKDTDSKIRSEAKSLATFELGNFEFLVGMIIWYDILGKVNIVSKSLQSENMLIDVAMTKIKGLIASFEEYRESGFGQAINTAKELASIMEIDPVFPEKRQIYRKRHFDEVTSEKLSSLIDEDLKAHCKNLERKLQRKNGTRQDVSDLDGDDLYQELKIIQHILPKETKTATWVLDSVQLEMELGIYNCLQFKPFDVSFRVPTEMPCFAGNEVVNAESNF; from the exons TGAAGGCTTAGCCATTGAAAATGATATAGAGGGAGATGTGAATGAGATTGAAGGCAATGAAAGTGGTGATGACTtagactttaaaaataatttttctgaaAGTGATGATGATGCTATTAATGAAGTGAATGAAGAACCAAGTTCATCAATTCCACTTGACATTTTTGATCCTAAAAATTGGGAGAATTTTGATCCCAAGTGGAAGGATCAATTAGTGGAAAAGGGTCCTATAAGAGATGTATTAACAGGGAAAGGTCCCAAAGACAGATCAAATAGACGATTCTCTTCAGATTTCTATACTCGGATTTTGCCAAATGGTCAAAAACACCATAGAGATTGGTTGGTCTATTCAAAAGCACTTGATAAAGCATTTTGTTTTTGTTGCAAGTTGTTCAAAAGGGGGCCTCAACCAAGTCAACTAGCAAATGAGGGATACTGCGATTGGGGACATCTTAGTAGCAGACTTAAGGAACATGAGACAAGTATTGAGCATATCAATTATTATGCTAGTTGGTCTGAGTTGCGTatcaggttaatgaagggtacaaCAATTGATCATGCTATTCAAGATCAAATCAAGAAGGCAAAAGAGCATTGGAGGAAGGTATTACACCGATTAATTTCACTTGTGAAATTTTTGGCTAAACAAAATATAGCATTTCGTGGTAGTAATGAGAAACTTTATGATGATAACAATGGAAATTTTATGGCTACTGTTGAGATGATTGCTGAGTGGGACTCAGTGATGAAGGAGCATATTGAAAGAAATACACATCATCATTATCTTAGCCACAAAATTCAGAATGAATTGATATGCTTGTTAGCCTCTCAAAtaaagagttctattcttgaaaaCATTAAAAAAGCTAAGTTCTTTTCTGTAATACTTGATTGCACTCCTGATGTTAGTAACCAAGAGAAAATGACTTTGGTTATAAGATGTGTTGATGTTTCTATAAGCCCAATGAAAGTAGAAGAATACTTTTTGGGATTTTTAAAAGTGGATGATACAACAGGACAAGGGTTGTTTGAAGAACTGCAAAATGTATTGAAAAGTTTTGAtcttgatattgataatgtgagaggGCAGGGATATGATAATGGGGCAAATATGAAAGGGAGGCACCAAGGC CCATTATCAATCACTCGATGGGAAAGTCGTACTGAAAGTGTAAAAGCAGTGGTACTTCAAGCTCAACAAATCAGAGAAGCTTTACTTCAAGTTGCAGAAGAAAAAGACACTGACTCTAAAATAAGAAGTGAAGCTAAGTCTTTAGCAACATTTGAACTCggaaattttgagtttttagtgggtatgattatttggtatgatatattGGGTAAAGTTAATATTgttagcaaaagcttacaatctGAAAACATGCTTATTGACGTTGCTATGACCAAGATTAAGGGGTTAATTGCTTCTTTTGAAGAGTATAGAGAATCTGGATTTGGACAAGCTATCAATACAGCAAAAGAACTTGCTTCAATAATGGAGATTGATCCTGTTTTTCCTGAAAAAAGACAAATatatagaaaaagacattttgATGAGGTTACAT CTGAAAAGTTGAGTTCATTGATTGATGAGGACTTGAAAGCTCATTGCAAGAATCTTGAAAGGAAACTACAAAGAAAAAATGGTACAAGACAAGATGTTTCAGATTTGGATGGAGATGACTTATATCAAGAACTGAAAATCATACAACATATTCTGCCAAAGGAAACAAAAACAGCAA